The following nucleotide sequence is from bacterium.
CGGGGGCGATCATCCGCGAGATCGAGGCCGGTGCCGCGGGGCGGAACTTTGAGAGCGAGCCGGACCGGCGTCTCGCGATTGGGCGCGCGCTGGCGCTGGCCCGGGCGGGCGACGTCGTGGTGATCGCCGGCAAGGGCCACGAGCCGTACCAGATTCTTCGGGACCGCACGATTGCGTTCGATGACCGCGAGGTCGCGCGGGACCTGCTCCGCGCCGGCCGCACGGAACTCGGAGCGCACCCGTGAGATCCGTGAGACAGCCGATCCGGAGCCCAGGCGCATACGCGTCGTCGCAGCGGAGTTGCGCGGTGGGCCGAGGTCTCGCGTGACGATGGCGAACGGGCGGGAGCATCCTGCGTCGCCTCCGTCCGAGATGGCCGTTCGAGAGCTCGCCGCTGTCTGCGGCGGCGTCGTCGTGCGGGGCGATCCGGCGGCGTCCGTCCGCGGCGTGACCGTCGATAGCCGCGCCGTTTCGCCGGGCATGGTGTTCGTGGCGCTGCGGGGCGAACGGACCGACGGGCATCGGTTCGCGGCCGAGGCGTGCCGTCGGGGCGCCGCGGCGGTGCTGGGGACGCTGGATGTGCCGGACGTGCCGCCGGAGGTCGCGATGATCGTTGTCCCGGACACGCTGCACGCGTTGCACGTGCTCGCGCGGAACGTCCGGGACCGCCAGGCGCTGCGGGTGATCGGCATCACCGGGAGCGTCGGGAAGACCTCGACCAAAGAGCTGACCGCGGCGGTGACCGGCCGAATGTTCCGCACCGTCCGGTCACCGCGCAACTGGAACACCGAGATCGGGATCCCGCTCGTCCTCGCGAATGTTCCGAGCGACGCGGAGATCGCGGTGGTCGAGCTGGCGATGCGGGGGCCGGGGCAGATTCGCGAGCTCGTGGCGGTGTCGCGCCCCGAGATCGGCGTCGTCACGAACGTGGGGGAGTCCCACTTGGATTTCTTCGACGGCCGTGAGGCCCTCGCCGCGGAGAAGACGGCCCTCGTCGAAGGGCTGCCGGCGGATGGGGTCGCGATTCTGAACGCCGAGGATGCGCTGGTGCTGGCGATGCGCCGGCGGACGCCGGCGCGAGTTGTGACGTTTGGGCTGCGCGCGGGCGACGTCACCGCAAGTGCGATCCGCATGCTGCCGGGCGAGGGGAGCGCGTTTCGCCTCCACACGCCCGCGGGCGATAGCGAGGTCCTGCTCCACCTGCCCGGCCGCCATGCGGTCCTGAACGCGCTTGCGGCCGCGGCGGCCGGGGGGGCGCTCGGCGTGCCGGTGGAGGAGATCGCGTTGGGACTCGGAGGGGCGTCGATGCTGCCGATGCGGCTGGCCGTGCGCCGGGTCGGCGAGGTTACCCTCATCGACGACACCTACAACAGCAGCCCCCAGTCGATCGAAGCCGCGCTGGATGTCGTCGACGAGCTGCCCGGCGCACCAAGGATCGCCGTGCTCGGCGACATGCGAGAGCTCGGGGCGGCGTCGGACGACGCGCACCGCCGTGTCGGGCGGCTCGTCGCGGGCAGACGGTTCGACCTCGTGATCGCGTTCGGCCCGCTCGCCGCTGAGCTCGCCGGGTCGGCCATCGACGCGGGCGGCGCCCGGGTGACCCATACGCTGGACCCGGCCGAGGTGCTGCGAGTGCTCCGGCGCGAACTGCGACCCGGCGCGGTGGTGTTGATCAAGGGTTCGCGGGCGCTGGAGATGGAACGGATCGTGGCGGCCCTCGAGGGCGGGACCGGCGTCGGCGATGCGGCCCCACGCGGGCGGGGGCTCGCGTGGGCGTGACCCCGGCCCTCTCGGCGTGGGGGCTCGCGGTCGCGCTGACCCTCGCCGCGGGCGCCCCGGTCGTGACGTGGCTCCGGCGGACCGGCGTGGTGCAGATTGTGCGCGACGACGCGCCCCGTCGTCACGCGGACAAGGCCGGGACCCCGACGATGGGGGGCGTGCTGATTATTGGAGCGGGGCTCGTCGCGGCGCTGGTCGTCGCGGCCGCTGCCGGCCGGATCTCGCGCGACCTCGCCGTCGGACTCGTCGTGATCGCGATCTTCGCCGCGGTCGGCGGGGTGGACGATGCACTGGGAATCGCACGGGGGCGGAACCTCGGGCTGCGTGCGCGGGACAAACTGGCGCTGCAGATCCCCGTCGCCCTGCTGGTCGGCCTGTACGTGGCGCGGACGCCCCGCCTGGGCAGCGCCGTGGCGCTGCCCGGCACGCCGTGGCATCCGGACCTGGGCTGGGTGTATCCGTTGTTGTGCGTGCTGCTGGTGGTGGGGATGGCGAACGCGGTGAACCTGACGGACGGTCTCGACGGCCTGGCGGCCGGCAGTGTCGCAATCGCGGCGGCGGCGCTCGTGGTGCTGATCGGCCGCGCCGGCGCCGCCCCGGTGGCCGTGATCGCGGCGGCCGTCGCCGGCGCGGCGCTCGGTTTTCTGTGGTTCAACGCCCACCCCGCGCGCGTGTTCATGGGTGACGTGGGCTCGCAGGGACTCGGGGCGGCGCTCGCCGTCACCGGGGTGCTGGCCAAGTTGGAGGTCGCGATGTTGATCATCGGCGGCGTGTTCGTCGTCGAGGCGCTGTCCGTGGTCCTCCAGGTCGCGTACTTCCGGTTCACCGGAGGGCGGCGATTGTTCCGGATGAGCCCGTTGCACCACCACTGCGAGTTGAGCGGGTGGACGGAGACCCAGACCGTCGTCCGGTTCTGGGTGTGCGGCGCCCTCTTGGCGGCGCTCGGGATGGCGCTCGTATCGTGATCGCCGACGTGCTGCGCCGGTTGCGGGGCCAATCGATCCACGTCGTGGGCCTGTCCGGCACCGAGGGGTCCACGGTCGTGGAGTTTCTGTTGCGCCACGGGCTCACCGGCATCACGGCGCACGACCTGCAGACCCCGGAGACGTTCGCGGACGCGTTCCGCCGGGCGCACGCGTGGCTGGAACCGGCCGAGCAGGAGGCGGCGGTCGCGCGCCTCCTGGCCGCGCCGATCACCGTCAGGTTTCGCGACCGGTACCTGGAAGGGATCGCGGACGCGGGCATCATCTACACGACGCAGGCGTGGTTCCGGTACCCGGAGAACGCGCCGGTCCGGCGGGCCCGGGATGCGGGCGTGCCGCTCAGCAGCATGACCGCGCTGTTTTTCGAGACCGTGCCGTGCCCGATCCTCGGCGTGACCGGGACGAACGGGAAGTTCACGGTCGCGCACCTCGCGGCGATGATGCTCGAGGAGAGCGGATCCCGGGTGTTTTCGAGCGGCAACGATCGGACGCACGTGCCGATCCTGTATCGGCTGGACGAGGTGACGCCCGACGCGGTCCTCGTGCTGGAGATCAGCAACCGCCAGCTCGTGGGGTTGCCGTACAGCCCGCACATCGCGGTGATCACGAACTTGGCCAGGCACCACCTGGACGACCACGGGTCCTTCGAGGCGTACGTGGAGACAAAGCGGGGGATTCTGGCGCACCAGGGCGCGGGCGACCGCGCCGTCCTCAACGGCGATGATCCGACGACGCGGGCGCTCGCGGCGGGCGCGCCGGCCCCAACGCTGCTGTGGAGCCAGTACCGGACGCTCGACGAGGGCGCCTGCGTCGTGGACGGGCAGATCGTGCTCCGGCTCGACGGCCGCGAGGAGCGGGTCGGCCCGGCGGCGCTTCCGGTGCCCGGCGCGCACGCGCTCGAGAACGCGCTGGCGGCGGCGCTGGCGGCGCGCGTCGCGGGCGCTGCTCCCGGGGCGATCGAGGCCGTGCTGCGGCGGTTCCGGGGCCTTCCGTACCGGTTGCGCTTTGTCGCGGAGATCGCGGGGGTGCGCTACTACGAAGACTCCCTCGCCACGAACCCGGCCGCGACCGTCGCGGCCGTGCTCGCGCTCGATCGGCCGCTCGTGCTCCTCGCGGGCGGACAGCGGCCGGGCGCCACCGCGGGTGATTTCCGGCCGGTCGCTGAGGCCCTGCGGACCCGCCCGCCGCGCGCCGTGGTGGTGTTCGGCGCGATGGCGTCTCGGATCGCAGACGCGATCGGCGAGGCTGGCGGGGGCGTCCGCGTCGTGCGATGCGAGACCCTGGACGAGGCGGTGGCGGCCGCACGCGCGCTCGCGCGGCCCGGGGACGCCGTCAGCCTGTCGCCGGCGTGTGAAAGCTTCGACCAGTTTCGCGACTACCGCCACCGTGCCGAGCGTTTCTGCGAGTTGGTCGCAGGGCTCGGGCGGGACGCGGCGGTCGAGGAGTCGGAGCCCACAGACGCGCTGCCGCGGGGAGCGAGGAGCGTAGACCCGTG
It contains:
- the murF gene encoding UDP-N-acetylmuramoyl-tripeptide--D-alanyl-D-alanine ligase, encoding MANGREHPASPPSEMAVRELAAVCGGVVVRGDPAASVRGVTVDSRAVSPGMVFVALRGERTDGHRFAAEACRRGAAAVLGTLDVPDVPPEVAMIVVPDTLHALHVLARNVRDRQALRVIGITGSVGKTSTKELTAAVTGRMFRTVRSPRNWNTEIGIPLVLANVPSDAEIAVVELAMRGPGQIRELVAVSRPEIGVVTNVGESHLDFFDGREALAAEKTALVEGLPADGVAILNAEDALVLAMRRRTPARVVTFGLRAGDVTASAIRMLPGEGSAFRLHTPAGDSEVLLHLPGRHAVLNALAAAAAGGALGVPVEEIALGLGGASMLPMRLAVRRVGEVTLIDDTYNSSPQSIEAALDVVDELPGAPRIAVLGDMRELGAASDDAHRRVGRLVAGRRFDLVIAFGPLAAELAGSAIDAGGARVTHTLDPAEVLRVLRRELRPGAVVLIKGSRALEMERIVAALEGGTGVGDAAPRGRGLAWA
- the mraY gene encoding phospho-N-acetylmuramoyl-pentapeptide-transferase, encoding MGVTPALSAWGLAVALTLAAGAPVVTWLRRTGVVQIVRDDAPRRHADKAGTPTMGGVLIIGAGLVAALVVAAAAGRISRDLAVGLVVIAIFAAVGGVDDALGIARGRNLGLRARDKLALQIPVALLVGLYVARTPRLGSAVALPGTPWHPDLGWVYPLLCVLLVVGMANAVNLTDGLDGLAAGSVAIAAAALVVLIGRAGAAPVAVIAAAVAGAALGFLWFNAHPARVFMGDVGSQGLGAALAVTGVLAKLEVAMLIIGGVFVVEALSVVLQVAYFRFTGGRRLFRMSPLHHHCELSGWTETQTVVRFWVCGALLAALGMALVS
- the murD gene encoding UDP-N-acetylmuramoyl-L-alanine--D-glutamate ligase; the encoded protein is MIADVLRRLRGQSIHVVGLSGTEGSTVVEFLLRHGLTGITAHDLQTPETFADAFRRAHAWLEPAEQEAAVARLLAAPITVRFRDRYLEGIADAGIIYTTQAWFRYPENAPVRRARDAGVPLSSMTALFFETVPCPILGVTGTNGKFTVAHLAAMMLEESGSRVFSSGNDRTHVPILYRLDEVTPDAVLVLEISNRQLVGLPYSPHIAVITNLARHHLDDHGSFEAYVETKRGILAHQGAGDRAVLNGDDPTTRALAAGAPAPTLLWSQYRTLDEGACVVDGQIVLRLDGREERVGPAALPVPGAHALENALAAALAARVAGAAPGAIEAVLRRFRGLPYRLRFVAEIAGVRYYEDSLATNPAATVAAVLALDRPLVLLAGGQRPGATAGDFRPVAEALRTRPPRAVVVFGAMASRIADAIGEAGGGVRVVRCETLDEAVAAARALARPGDAVSLSPACESFDQFRDYRHRAERFCELVAGLGRDAAVEESEPTDALPRGARSVDPWN